From a single Variovorax paradoxus genomic region:
- a CDS encoding IclR family transcriptional regulator yields MRSTPASKKTSDAAPARKTTRRASDAVSPVKAMASEMEASAPQPPSGVLERGLSILECFTEDRLRLKLRELAECTGLDKATLLRLLGVLVRARMVHRFDDGAYAPGPALLHMGMLYRRTFDIGSRLQPVLQDVMRQTSETVAFYVRDGDERVCLYRENSSNEVRHHVEVGARLKLSAGGSSSHVLRYFTGGSTPHAQAIARDGFAITREERVPQIASVAVPVFDSDGAFQGALVVIGLAQRQSATAQRKAVQVAQKALLQQGFSSRPPRDWRR; encoded by the coding sequence ATGAGATCTACCCCAGCTTCGAAGAAGACATCGGATGCGGCTCCGGCCCGCAAGACGACACGGCGCGCATCGGACGCTGTCTCGCCCGTGAAGGCGATGGCGTCCGAGATGGAGGCCAGTGCGCCGCAGCCGCCCTCCGGCGTGCTCGAGCGCGGCCTGTCGATCCTCGAATGCTTCACCGAGGACCGCCTGCGCCTGAAGCTGCGCGAACTGGCCGAATGCACGGGCCTGGACAAGGCCACGCTGCTGCGGCTGCTCGGCGTGCTGGTGCGCGCCCGCATGGTCCACCGCTTCGACGACGGCGCCTACGCGCCTGGCCCGGCGCTGCTGCACATGGGCATGCTCTACCGGCGCACCTTCGACATCGGCTCGCGGCTGCAGCCGGTCCTGCAGGACGTGATGCGGCAGACCAGCGAGACGGTGGCCTTCTACGTGCGCGACGGCGACGAGCGCGTCTGCCTCTACCGCGAGAACAGCAGCAACGAGGTGCGCCACCATGTGGAAGTGGGCGCGCGGCTCAAGCTCTCGGCCGGCGGCTCGTCGTCGCACGTGCTGCGCTATTTCACGGGCGGCAGCACGCCGCATGCGCAGGCCATTGCGCGCGACGGCTTCGCCATCACCCGCGAGGAGCGGGTGCCGCAGATCGCGTCGGTGGCCGTGCCGGTGTTCGACAGCGATGGCGCCTTCCAGGGCGCGCTGGTGGTGATCGGCCTCGCGCAGCGGCAGAGCGCCACGGCCCAGCGCAAGGCCGTGCAGGTGGCGCAGAAGGCGCTGCTGCAGCAGGGCTTCAGCAGCCGTCCGCCGCGCGACTGGCGCCGGTAA
- a CDS encoding MBL fold metallo-hydrolase yields MSLSIRSFFDAATATFSHVVDDGEGTCAVIDPVLGFDAHSGRTDARPAEAVAAHIEAQGLRVQWLLETHAHADHLSGAPWLQQRFGGTLAIGAGITHVQREFRGVFNAGDMAVDGSQFNRLFADGEAFAIGRLQAQALHVPGHTPADAAYRIADPAGGPDAVFVGDTLFMPDLGTARCDFPGGDAPTLFRSTRRLLALPPQTLLYLCHDYPPAGRKATCITTVADQRTGNIHVRDGMPEADFVARRQARDATLALPALMLPAVQVNMRAGRMPPPDANGTAYLKIPVDRL; encoded by the coding sequence ATGAGCCTTTCCATCCGTTCCTTCTTCGACGCCGCCACCGCCACGTTCTCCCACGTGGTCGACGACGGCGAAGGCACCTGCGCGGTCATCGACCCGGTGCTGGGCTTCGACGCGCATTCCGGCCGCACCGATGCGCGTCCGGCCGAGGCGGTGGCCGCGCACATCGAGGCGCAGGGGCTGCGGGTGCAATGGCTGCTGGAGACGCATGCGCATGCGGATCACCTGTCCGGCGCGCCCTGGCTGCAGCAGCGCTTCGGCGGCACGCTGGCGATCGGTGCGGGCATCACCCACGTGCAGCGTGAATTCCGCGGCGTCTTCAATGCCGGCGACATGGCCGTGGACGGCTCGCAGTTCAACCGGCTGTTCGCCGATGGCGAGGCCTTCGCCATCGGCCGGCTGCAGGCGCAGGCGCTGCATGTGCCAGGCCACACGCCGGCGGACGCGGCCTACCGCATCGCCGATCCGGCGGGCGGCCCGGACGCGGTGTTCGTCGGTGACACACTGTTCATGCCCGACCTGGGCACGGCGCGCTGCGACTTCCCGGGCGGCGACGCGCCCACCCTGTTCCGTTCGACCCGGCGCCTGCTCGCGCTGCCGCCGCAGACCCTGCTCTACCTCTGCCATGACTACCCGCCCGCGGGGCGAAAGGCCACCTGCATCACCACGGTCGCGGACCAGCGCACGGGCAACATCCACGTGCGCGACGGCATGCCCGAGGCCGACTTCGTTGCGCGCCGCCAGGCGCGTGACGCCACCCTGGCGCTGCCGGCACTGATGCTGCCGGCGGTGCAGGTCAACATGCGCGCGGGCCGCATGCCGCCGCCCGACGCCAATGGCACTGCCTACCTGAAGATTCCCGTCGACCGGCTGTGA